A stretch of Sphingorhabdus sp. YGSMI21 DNA encodes these proteins:
- a CDS encoding dihydrolipoyl dehydrogenase, producing the protein MARMLRCDVAIIGAGTAGLAAERAARANGASTLLIDPYFNGTTCATVGCMPSKLLIAASHAAHAARSADHFGIRVPEIEIDGKAVMQRVRDERDRFARLTRESIADIPDRIRMRARAKFIAANSLELDDGRQIEARRVIIATGSRPFVPDQFSALGKCLLTNENIFDLEDLPARLAVIGSGPIGLELAQAMARLGVRVMLFDQNDRLGGIRCDKVHAALKEIIAADLTLKLGVELEASTTDDGARLSWSGASSGQAEFDHVLVATGRPPNLESLDLSAAGIALDDDGVPVHDRNTMQCGDSSIFLAGDVANDLPLLHEASQDGAIAGRNAVAFPASMQADRFPHFSITFTSPPVARIGQSEEDGVITGTADFGDQGRARVEGRNEGVLTLYAAAPDGKLIGADLCTPASEHLAHMLTWAIQQGQTASQLLERPFYHPTIEEGLKQALRTICAATPIDLPQDQDRGVPSGA; encoded by the coding sequence ATGGCGAGGATGTTACGCTGCGATGTCGCGATCATCGGCGCCGGCACGGCCGGACTGGCGGCAGAGCGGGCGGCGCGTGCGAACGGGGCGAGCACACTGCTGATCGATCCCTATTTCAATGGCACCACGTGCGCCACTGTCGGTTGCATGCCTTCAAAGCTGCTGATCGCGGCTTCGCATGCGGCCCATGCGGCCCGGTCCGCCGACCATTTCGGTATCCGGGTTCCCGAAATCGAGATTGACGGCAAGGCGGTCATGCAGCGCGTGCGCGACGAACGCGACCGCTTTGCCAGACTGACCCGCGAGAGCATAGCCGACATCCCTGATCGCATCCGTATGCGGGCCAGGGCGAAATTCATCGCGGCAAACAGTCTTGAGCTGGATGACGGACGACAGATCGAGGCGCGTCGGGTCATCATTGCCACCGGTTCGCGGCCTTTCGTTCCCGACCAATTCTCGGCATTGGGAAAGTGTTTGCTGACCAACGAGAATATATTCGATCTGGAGGATCTTCCCGCGCGGCTCGCCGTGATCGGTTCGGGGCCCATCGGCCTTGAGCTTGCGCAGGCCATGGCCCGTCTTGGCGTGCGCGTGATGCTGTTTGACCAGAATGACCGTCTCGGCGGAATCCGCTGCGACAAGGTGCATGCCGCCTTGAAGGAAATAATCGCGGCCGATCTGACGCTGAAGCTCGGCGTGGAACTGGAGGCCAGCACGACAGACGATGGCGCGCGGCTTTCCTGGAGCGGCGCGTCTTCGGGCCAGGCGGAATTTGATCATGTTCTGGTCGCCACCGGAAGACCACCGAATCTGGAAAGCCTTGACCTTTCCGCTGCCGGAATCGCGCTCGACGATGACGGTGTGCCCGTCCACGACCGCAACACGATGCAATGTGGTGACAGTTCGATCTTTCTCGCCGGTGACGTCGCCAACGACCTGCCGTTGCTGCACGAGGCCTCGCAGGACGGCGCGATTGCCGGACGCAACGCCGTGGCCTTCCCGGCATCGATGCAAGCGGACCGATTCCCGCATTTCAGCATCACCTTCACCAGCCCGCCGGTCGCGCGGATCGGACAGTCGGAGGAGGACGGTGTGATCACCGGTACAGCCGACTTCGGCGATCAGGGCAGGGCGCGTGTGGAGGGCCGCAATGAGGGTGTCCTGACGCTTTACGCAGCCGCGCCGGATGGCAAGCTGATCGGCGCGGACCTATGCACGCCCGCCAGCGAACATCTCGCGCATATGCTCACTTGGGCGATCCAGCAGGGCCAGACGGCCAGCCAGTTGCTGGAACGGCCTTTCTATCATCCGACGATCGAGGAGGGCCTGAAACAGGCGCTCCGGACGATTTGTGCGGCAACCCCGATAGACTTGCCGCAAGACCAGGATCGCGGGGTCCCCTCGGGCGCATGA
- a CDS encoding NAD-dependent succinate-semialdehyde dehydrogenase, with translation MTDKTIETVNPLTEEPLETYPIMSDDEAMRVVQQSHDAFLDWRLKSLEERAGVIAAIADKLRESQEEFAQLMTDEMGKLLSDAREEIELCAGICDYTAKHGPEMLADEEREVPEGRGIVTYSPLGVIYGIQPWNFPCYQAIRYSISALMVGNGVLLKHSANCTGSGLMLRDIYEAAGLPKGLFGVLLITHDQSDAIIEHDLVRGVTLTGSDKAGRSVAQRAAAVSKKTVLELGSNDAYMVFDDVDLDLAIKACVQGRIFNNGQTCVNAKRFIVTEKNYDAFVEGYAAAFNDVKMGDPNKEETQLGPMVSRSQRDQVHEQVEESVSKGAKIVAGGVIPDDKGWFYPATALVDVAPGQPAYDDEIFGPVASIIKAQDDEDAMRIANDSRYGLGGGIFSKDIDRAVKMASKHFDTGMVNINTYTIASPDMPFGGVKDSGYGREHGEVGLKEFVNVKSITIGA, from the coding sequence ATGACCGACAAGACCATAGAAACCGTCAATCCACTGACCGAAGAGCCGCTCGAGACCTATCCGATCATGTCGGACGACGAGGCCATGCGGGTCGTGCAGCAAAGTCATGACGCCTTTCTCGACTGGCGGCTCAAGAGCCTCGAGGAACGTGCCGGAGTGATCGCGGCCATCGCGGACAAGCTGCGTGAATCGCAGGAGGAATTCGCCCAGTTGATGACCGATGAAATGGGTAAGCTGCTCAGCGACGCCCGCGAGGAAATCGAGCTATGCGCCGGGATTTGCGATTATACAGCCAAGCACGGTCCGGAGATGCTCGCCGATGAAGAGCGGGAAGTGCCGGAGGGCCGCGGCATCGTAACCTATTCGCCGCTTGGCGTCATCTATGGCATCCAGCCGTGGAACTTCCCCTGCTATCAGGCAATCCGCTATTCGATCTCGGCGCTGATGGTCGGCAATGGCGTTTTGCTCAAACATTCCGCCAATTGCACCGGCAGCGGCCTGATGCTGCGTGACATCTACGAAGCGGCAGGATTGCCAAAGGGCCTGTTCGGCGTTCTGCTAATCACCCATGACCAGTCCGATGCCATCATCGAGCACGACCTGGTTCGTGGCGTGACTCTCACGGGCAGCGACAAAGCCGGCCGTTCGGTCGCCCAGCGGGCGGCTGCGGTCTCCAAGAAGACGGTGCTCGAGCTCGGTTCGAACGATGCCTATATGGTTTTCGATGATGTTGACCTCGATCTGGCCATCAAGGCCTGCGTTCAGGGTCGTATTTTTAACAACGGCCAGACCTGTGTGAATGCGAAACGCTTCATCGTCACCGAGAAAAATTACGACGCCTTTGTCGAGGGCTATGCTGCTGCATTCAATGATGTGAAAATGGGCGATCCGAACAAGGAGGAAACCCAGCTTGGCCCCATGGTGTCGCGCAGCCAGCGTGACCAGGTCCACGAGCAGGTCGAAGAGAGCGTGTCCAAAGGCGCGAAGATCGTCGCCGGTGGCGTGATCCCGGATGATAAAGGATGGTTCTACCCCGCCACCGCGCTGGTCGATGTGGCACCCGGGCAGCCTGCCTATGATGACGAGATCTTTGGTCCGGTCGCATCGATCATCAAAGCCCAGGACGACGAAGACGCTATGCGTATCGCTAACGATAGCCGCTACGGGCTCGGCGGCGGTATTTTCAGCAAGGACATCGATCGTGCGGTCAAGATGGCGTCGAAACATTTCGACACCGGTATGGTCAATATCAACACCTATACAATCGCATCGCCGGACATGCCTTTCGGCGGAGTGAAGGACAGTGGTTATGGCCGCGAGCATGGCGAAGTCGGCCTGAAGGAGTTCGTGAACGTCAAATCTATCACGATCGGGGCCTGA
- a CDS encoding HU family DNA-binding protein, translating into MNKQDLISNVADHSGLSKSDAGKAVDAVFDSISSALSSGGEVRLVGFGTFSTSKRKASTGRNPRTGEPMQIPASTQAKFKAGKGLKDAVNK; encoded by the coding sequence ATGAATAAACAGGACCTTATCAGTAACGTAGCGGATCACAGCGGCCTCAGCAAAAGCGATGCCGGCAAAGCGGTAGACGCCGTATTTGATTCCATCAGCAGTGCATTGTCCAGCGGCGGCGAAGTTCGTCTCGTTGGCTTCGGCACATTCTCGACCTCCAAGCGCAAAGCTTCCACCGGCCGCAACCCGCGCACCGGCGAACCGATGCAGATTCCAGCATCGACCCAAGCAAAATTCAAAGCCGGCAAGGGCTTGAAAGACGCTGTCAACAAGTAA
- the mrdA gene encoding penicillin-binding protein 2, giving the protein MKPAKTISSAMQELTFTRRATVIGGLQIGVGVLLAARMAYISVAENERYKLLSESNRVNLTLVPPRRGWLIDRNGKPIANNKTDFRIDIIPDRLRDKDKTVATLANLLSLDPEELERINRELEQAGSFQPVQVATGLDSEQYAAVSVRLPDLPGVSPRQGFSRNYPSGPAIGHLVGYVGIASAEDYKENPDPILITPGYKIGKDGLEKMFEDHLQGKPGAKRVEVTARGKIVRELNTRPDVPGKPLQLTLDIDLQEYAARRLGPESGSVVVIDCLTGDILTMTSMPSFDPNSFSDGIGVTEYGMLREDDHVPLLDKSLKSLFPPGSTVKPMVALSFLEAGLDPDETVNCNGGLQVGNRRFRCWKRGGHGRVDMAKGIYQSCDVYFYYFAQKIGINPIALMANRLGLGQKYPLPVASQFYGTVPDPAWLRKKHKREWQAYDTVNTTIGQGYMLVNPTQLAVMASRLATGKNIVPRLIMEEKKSPIQTLNLDPEHLLYVQQAMSDVVNGPGTAGRARLPIENVKMAGKTGTAQVVNLDFGRGGQDVAWKYRDHGLFVCFAPYDNPRYAAAVVIEHGGGSGAAYPVARDVLTFLYDRQKAMDVLTGMEKSWGGTIQERMDRKMAAYRARKNLEKAMAENPAAASPETPESGTGAGAGDQD; this is encoded by the coding sequence ATGAAACCGGCCAAGACCATCAGCAGCGCCATGCAGGAGCTCACCTTCACCCGCCGGGCGACGGTGATCGGCGGGCTGCAGATCGGCGTCGGTGTGCTGCTGGCGGCGCGCATGGCCTATATTTCGGTGGCCGAGAACGAACGCTACAAGCTGCTCTCGGAAAGCAACCGGGTCAATCTCACGCTCGTCCCGCCGCGCCGGGGCTGGCTGATCGACCGTAACGGCAAGCCGATCGCCAACAACAAGACCGACTTCCGTATCGACATCATCCCGGACCGGCTGCGCGACAAGGACAAGACCGTGGCCACGCTGGCCAATCTGCTGTCGCTCGATCCGGAAGAGCTGGAGCGGATCAACAGGGAGCTGGAACAGGCCGGCAGCTTCCAGCCCGTTCAGGTCGCGACCGGGCTCGATTCGGAACAATATGCCGCTGTCAGCGTCCGCCTTCCCGACCTGCCCGGTGTTTCGCCACGACAGGGCTTCTCGCGCAACTATCCCAGCGGGCCGGCGATCGGGCATCTGGTCGGCTATGTCGGCATAGCCTCGGCGGAAGATTACAAGGAAAATCCGGACCCGATATTGATCACGCCAGGCTACAAGATCGGCAAGGACGGTCTGGAGAAGATGTTCGAGGACCATCTGCAGGGCAAGCCCGGCGCAAAAAGGGTCGAGGTGACGGCGCGCGGCAAGATCGTCCGCGAGCTTAACACCCGGCCCGACGTGCCCGGCAAGCCGCTGCAACTGACGCTCGACATCGACCTGCAGGAATATGCGGCCCGCCGCCTGGGCCCCGAATCCGGCTCTGTGGTCGTCATCGATTGCCTGACCGGCGACATATTGACGATGACCTCGATGCCGTCTTTTGACCCGAACAGCTTCTCCGACGGCATCGGGGTTACCGAATATGGCATGCTGCGCGAGGACGATCATGTGCCGCTGCTCGACAAGTCGCTGAAAAGCCTGTTTCCGCCAGGTTCGACGGTCAAGCCAATGGTTGCCCTTTCCTTCCTGGAGGCAGGCCTGGATCCGGACGAGACCGTCAATTGCAATGGCGGGCTGCAGGTCGGCAACCGGCGCTTCCGCTGCTGGAAACGGGGTGGTCACGGACGGGTCGACATGGCCAAGGGCATCTACCAGAGCTGCGACGTCTATTTCTATTATTTCGCCCAGAAGATCGGCATCAATCCGATCGCGCTGATGGCCAACCGTCTGGGACTGGGGCAGAAATACCCGCTGCCGGTGGCGAGCCAGTTTTACGGCACGGTCCCCGATCCCGCATGGCTGCGCAAGAAGCACAAGCGCGAGTGGCAGGCCTATGATACGGTCAACACCACCATCGGCCAGGGCTATATGCTGGTCAATCCGACCCAGCTGGCGGTCATGGCGTCACGGCTGGCGACGGGCAAGAATATCGTTCCGCGCCTGATCATGGAGGAGAAGAAGTCGCCGATCCAGACGCTGAACCTCGATCCCGAGCATCTGCTCTATGTGCAACAGGCGATGAGCGACGTGGTCAACGGCCCCGGCACAGCCGGTCGGGCTCGGCTGCCGATCGAGAATGTGAAAATGGCCGGCAAGACCGGCACCGCCCAGGTGGTCAATCTCGATTTCGGCCGCGGCGGCCAGGATGTGGCCTGGAAATATCGCGATCACGGCCTGTTCGTCTGCTTCGCCCCCTATGACAATCCGCGCTATGCTGCCGCCGTGGTCATCGAACATGGCGGCGGGTCCGGAGCGGCCTATCCCGTCGCGAGGGACGTCCTGACCTTCCTCTATGACCGCCAGAAGGCGATGGACGTGCTGACCGGCATGGAAAAATCCTGGGGCGGCACGATCCAGGAGCGGATGGACCGGAAAATGGCAGCCTATCGCGCGCGGAAAAATCTCGAGAAGGCAATGGCCGAAAATCCGGCCGCCGCCAGCCCTGAAACGCCCGAATCCGGCACCGGAGCCGGCGCGGGAGATCAGGATTGA
- a CDS encoding DksA/TraR family C4-type zinc finger protein — protein sequence MAGGWARDGAVQDQIDDTIADAVKRARADMPTGEAARYCAECGEEIPDARRRALPGTRTCVVCQSARDAGRKAAGFNRRGSKDSQLR from the coding sequence ATGGCAGGCGGTTGGGCGCGCGATGGCGCGGTGCAGGATCAGATAGACGATACGATTGCCGACGCGGTCAAGCGCGCACGGGCCGATATGCCTACGGGCGAAGCTGCCAGATATTGCGCCGAATGCGGCGAGGAAATTCCCGACGCCAGGCGCCGCGCCTTGCCCGGTACCAGAACCTGTGTGGTCTGTCAGTCGGCGCGCGATGCGGGCCGCAAGGCCGCCGGCTTCAACCGGCGAGGCAGCAAGGACAGCCAGCTGCGCTAG
- the rodA gene encoding rod shape-determining protein RodA, whose protein sequence is MSDFIPAPIAQLPWKTILLLFVLASFGFIVLYSAAGGSLTPWAGMHMVRFTIFLLMAVVMSRFKESFWKTMAFPAYIIVVIMLFGVELIGAVGGGSQRWLNLGFIRLQPSELMKVAIILAVARFYDLLPPSRIRTWGAIWPLLALLALPCGLILMQPDLGTTITVVTGALTVAFLAGLPLRLFIGGGAAIALLAPIAYFFALEEYQQRRVTTFLNPENDPLGAGYHISQSKIAIGSGGLFGKGFLNGTQSHLDYLPEGHTDFVFATMAEEWGLFGGILVLSGFFLLFRWGLGVAMKAKTRFSQLTAAGLTVTIFFYVAINLMMVMGLAPVVGIPLPFLSHGGSSMMTIMICVGILMSIECHPGRSGNAFG, encoded by the coding sequence TTGAGCGACTTCATTCCGGCTCCGATAGCGCAGCTTCCCTGGAAAACCATCCTGCTCCTGTTCGTACTGGCGAGCTTCGGTTTCATCGTTCTCTATTCGGCCGCAGGCGGCAGCCTGACCCCCTGGGCGGGGATGCACATGGTGCGCTTCACGATTTTCCTGCTGATGGCGGTGGTGATGTCGCGGTTCAAGGAATCCTTCTGGAAAACCATGGCTTTCCCGGCCTATATCATCGTCGTGATCATGCTGTTCGGGGTCGAACTGATCGGCGCGGTCGGCGGCGGAAGCCAGAGATGGCTCAATCTGGGATTCATCCGGCTGCAGCCCTCGGAACTGATGAAGGTCGCGATCATATTGGCGGTGGCCCGCTTCTACGACCTGTTGCCGCCGAGCCGTATCCGGACCTGGGGCGCGATCTGGCCACTGCTGGCGCTGCTGGCCCTGCCCTGTGGCCTGATATTGATGCAGCCCGATCTGGGCACCACCATCACCGTGGTGACCGGCGCGCTGACCGTCGCCTTTCTGGCCGGCCTGCCGCTCCGGCTGTTCATCGGCGGCGGTGCGGCCATCGCGCTGCTGGCACCGATTGCCTATTTCTTCGCGCTGGAAGAGTATCAGCAGCGGCGCGTCACGACTTTCCTGAACCCGGAAAATGACCCGCTGGGCGCCGGCTATCATATCAGCCAGTCGAAGATCGCGATCGGATCCGGCGGCCTGTTCGGCAAGGGCTTCCTGAACGGCACCCAGAGCCATCTCGACTATCTGCCCGAAGGACACACCGATTTCGTCTTTGCCACCATGGCCGAGGAATGGGGACTGTTCGGCGGCATATTGGTGCTTTCCGGATTTTTCCTGCTGTTCCGCTGGGGTCTCGGCGTGGCAATGAAAGCCAAAACCCGCTTCTCGCAGCTGACCGCAGCCGGCCTGACGGTGACCATATTCTTCTATGTCGCGATCAACCTGATGATGGTCATGGGACTGGCACCGGTTGTCGGCATCCCCTTGCCGTTCCTCAGCCACGGTGGCTCGTCGATGATGACGATCATGATCTGCGTCGGCATCCTGATGTCGATCGAATGCCATCCGGGGCGAAGCGGCAACGCATTTGGATAA